The following proteins come from a genomic window of Pirellula staleyi DSM 6068:
- a CDS encoding DUF1559 domain-containing protein translates to MSRKTGFTLVELLVVIAIIGVLVALLLPAVQAAREAARRSSCSNNLKQIGLSLHNFHDTMGMFPPSGQYPVGVSGVTSWSVQARLLPFLEQSNLNNLINFNLPYSSQVQVAKTRVPVYQCPSDPNAMRERPDGAITHFPLCYGVNSGVWFVFNPTNQSGGDGIAYPNSQLGFSSVTDGTSNTIAFAEVKAYQPYFRNSGSPSTAGAAFPAGPADISGMGGSFKADSGHTEWVDARVHQTGFTGLFAPNTKVPHTDAGKLYDIDYNSYREGETATNLTYAAVTSRSYHPAGAQVNLVDGSVKLINNSIQLSVWRALVTRGSGEVVGSY, encoded by the coding sequence ATGTCTCGCAAAACTGGTTTCACGCTCGTCGAGCTGTTGGTTGTTATTGCCATCATTGGGGTTTTGGTGGCGCTTCTTTTGCCAGCCGTTCAGGCGGCTCGTGAGGCTGCACGTCGTAGTTCCTGCAGCAACAATCTGAAGCAGATTGGGCTTTCGCTCCACAATTTCCACGACACGATGGGAATGTTTCCACCGTCGGGTCAATATCCCGTGGGAGTTTCGGGAGTCACCAGTTGGTCGGTGCAGGCACGGTTGCTCCCGTTTCTCGAGCAATCGAATCTCAACAATTTGATCAACTTCAACTTGCCCTACTCCTCGCAGGTGCAAGTGGCCAAGACACGTGTGCCGGTCTATCAATGCCCGAGCGATCCCAACGCGATGCGCGAACGTCCCGATGGAGCCATCACGCACTTTCCGCTTTGCTACGGCGTGAACAGCGGTGTCTGGTTTGTGTTTAACCCCACGAATCAGTCGGGTGGCGACGGGATAGCATATCCCAACAGCCAGCTTGGCTTTAGCTCGGTAACCGACGGAACGAGCAATACCATCGCGTTTGCTGAAGTAAAGGCCTATCAGCCTTACTTCCGAAATAGCGGAAGCCCAAGCACTGCCGGTGCGGCTTTCCCAGCCGGTCCGGCCGATATCAGCGGCATGGGGGGCTCGTTCAAAGCCGATTCGGGACATACCGAATGGGTCGACGCGCGGGTTCATCAAACCGGTTTCACGGGCCTGTTTGCTCCGAACACGAAAGTGCCTCACACCGATGCGGGGAAGCTTTACGACATCGACTACAACTCGTATCGCGAAGGGGAAACGGCTACGAATCTCACCTACGCAGCGGTGACCTCGCGCAGCTATCACCCAGCCGGAGCACAGGTGAACCTGGTCGATGGATCGGTCAAGCTGATCAACAACTCGATCCAGCTTTCGGTGTGGCGAGCACTCGTCACACGTGGCTCGGGCGAAGTGGTGGGGTCGTACTAA
- the accB gene encoding acetyl-CoA carboxylase biotin carboxyl carrier protein has translation MTDASSGTDGQESVFEVQRIRRLVELMKEHDLSEIDLREQRHRIRICRGPKLVAAPAVAAAPAAAPAPAAPAAAPSAPVAAAPAGDGPGVIVIKSPMVGTFYSKPNPKAETYVKVGDRVDSGTIICLIEAMKVYNEIPAEVKGKIVAVMVNDGEAVEFDKPLFKVDTNG, from the coding sequence ATGACAGATGCTTCCAGCGGAACAGACGGCCAAGAGAGCGTGTTTGAGGTGCAGCGAATTCGCCGCCTCGTCGAGCTCATGAAAGAACACGACCTCAGCGAAATCGACCTGCGCGAGCAGCGTCACCGTATTCGCATTTGCCGCGGCCCCAAATTGGTCGCCGCCCCTGCTGTCGCTGCCGCACCAGCAGCTGCTCCAGCCCCGGCAGCTCCCGCTGCTGCCCCATCGGCTCCTGTCGCCGCTGCTCCTGCAGGCGATGGACCGGGCGTCATCGTCATCAAGAGCCCGATGGTTGGCACGTTCTACTCCAAGCCCAACCCTAAGGCCGAAACCTACGTCAAAGTGGGAGACCGCGTTGATAGTGGCACGATCATTTGCCTCATCGAAGCGATGAAGGTCTACAACGAAATCCCCGCCGAAGTGAAGGGGAAGATCGTTGCCGTGATGGTCAATGACGGCGAAGCAGTGGAATTTGATAAGCCACTCTTCAAAGTCGATACCAACGGTTAA
- a CDS encoding Xaa-Pro peptidase family protein: MPDFALRRDKLRSLVKKSGLHALLVTNFTNVSYLTGFTGDDSYLLLSQHGEVIISDPRYTEQLDDECPGLVQVIRRPPTKMSDAVSAVLKSTGVQQVAIEAASMTVAFRDTLAAGLGDVQLHSSNGLVEQLREIKDKEEIDAIRAAIKCAQQAFGVIRASLRPEQSEKQVADELEYQIRLFGGKKTSFEPIIGVGPRGALPHGRPSDKKVGEDDFILIDWGARMGGYISDLTRVLVTGKISPKLERIYGVVLAAQLAAIAEIKPGAVMKDVDAAARGVIEKAGFGPKFGHSLGHGIGMEVHEAPRLAADQDRPLRPGMVVTVEPGIYLPGWGGVRIEDDVLVTKSGHEVLSSTPKQLQDCIVTA, from the coding sequence ATGCCCGATTTTGCCCTTCGTCGCGATAAACTCCGTAGCTTGGTGAAGAAATCCGGCCTCCACGCTTTGCTGGTGACCAACTTCACCAACGTTAGCTACCTGACCGGCTTTACGGGGGACGATAGCTATTTGCTCTTGTCGCAACATGGCGAGGTGATCATCAGCGATCCACGCTACACCGAGCAACTCGACGACGAGTGCCCGGGACTCGTGCAGGTGATTCGCCGCCCACCGACCAAAATGTCGGACGCCGTGAGTGCGGTGCTGAAATCGACCGGTGTGCAGCAGGTGGCGATCGAGGCTGCGAGCATGACGGTGGCGTTTCGCGACACGCTTGCAGCAGGTCTCGGGGATGTGCAACTGCACAGCAGCAATGGACTTGTGGAACAGCTGCGAGAAATCAAGGATAAAGAAGAGATCGACGCCATTCGGGCCGCAATCAAGTGTGCTCAGCAAGCCTTTGGCGTGATCCGCGCGAGCCTTCGCCCCGAGCAGTCGGAAAAGCAGGTCGCCGACGAGCTTGAGTATCAGATTCGCTTGTTTGGCGGTAAGAAAACGAGCTTCGAGCCGATCATCGGCGTCGGCCCCCGTGGGGCCCTTCCGCACGGCCGTCCGAGCGACAAAAAAGTGGGTGAAGACGACTTCATTTTGATCGACTGGGGAGCCCGAATGGGGGGCTATATCAGCGACTTGACGCGAGTTTTGGTGACCGGTAAAATCTCGCCCAAACTAGAACGCATTTATGGAGTTGTGCTCGCTGCCCAGCTCGCTGCCATTGCAGAAATTAAGCCTGGCGCGGTGATGAAGGATGTGGATGCAGCAGCCCGCGGCGTGATCGAAAAAGCAGGGTTCGGCCCGAAGTTTGGGCACTCGCTTGGACATGGCATCGGCATGGAAGTGCACGAAGCCCCGAGGCTCGCTGCTGATCAAGATCGCCCGCTTCGGCCGGGCATGGTGGTGACGGTGGAGCCAGGCATCTATTTGCCCGGCTGGGGTGGAGTTCGCATCGAAGACGATGTGCTCGTCACCAAAAGCGGTCACGAAGTGCTCTCTTCCACGCCCAAGCAGCTTCAGGACTGCATCGTTACGGCGTGA
- the accC gene encoding acetyl-CoA carboxylase biotin carboxylase subunit, which translates to MYKRILIANRGEIALRIIRACKELGIETVCVYSTADRGAQYLDLADEAYCIGPPKGMQSYLKIDQIISAAEVGNVEAIHPGYGFLAENSHFNEVCRSCKIDFIGPTPEAMDSLGDKNRARDMARAAKVPVVPGSAGLIEDEEEAVRTAREIGFPVLIKATAGGGGKGMRVAGNELALKTALQQAKAEAQAAFGNGGVYLEKFIERPRHVEVQMIADHHGNVVHLYERECSTQRRHQKLIEESPAPRLPAERREAMCQAAVRLLKQAGYTNAGTVEFIVDQENNFYFIEVNARIQVEHPVTEMVTGVDLIKTQIMVAAGEKLPFTQEDIKPRGAAIECRINAENPDKGFQPCPGLIKQMYIPGGLGVRFDSHAHAGYSVPPYYDSMIGKLIVHKPTREEAIACMIRALDELRVEGIKTTAPFHKKVLSHAVFVDGMVDTGFVERVLLAGDHS; encoded by the coding sequence ATGTATAAACGAATTCTCATTGCCAACCGAGGCGAAATTGCTCTGCGAATCATTCGCGCTTGTAAAGAGCTTGGTATTGAGACCGTTTGCGTCTACAGCACCGCTGATCGTGGCGCGCAGTATCTCGATCTCGCCGACGAGGCATATTGCATCGGCCCTCCGAAGGGGATGCAAAGCTATTTGAAGATCGATCAGATCATTTCCGCCGCCGAGGTGGGGAACGTCGAAGCGATCCATCCTGGCTATGGTTTTTTGGCTGAGAATTCGCACTTCAACGAAGTTTGCCGCAGCTGCAAAATCGACTTCATTGGCCCTACGCCGGAAGCGATGGATTCCCTCGGGGATAAGAATCGCGCCCGCGATATGGCCCGCGCTGCCAAGGTGCCTGTCGTTCCCGGTAGCGCCGGTCTGATCGAAGACGAAGAGGAAGCGGTCCGTACCGCTCGCGAAATCGGCTTTCCTGTCCTCATCAAGGCGACTGCCGGTGGTGGTGGCAAAGGGATGCGCGTTGCGGGGAACGAACTGGCCCTGAAAACTGCCCTGCAGCAGGCGAAGGCCGAGGCTCAAGCCGCGTTTGGCAACGGTGGTGTCTACCTCGAGAAGTTCATCGAACGTCCTCGCCACGTAGAAGTGCAGATGATCGCTGATCACCACGGCAACGTGGTGCACTTGTATGAACGTGAGTGCAGCACGCAGCGTCGCCATCAAAAGCTGATTGAAGAGAGCCCAGCACCACGCTTGCCTGCTGAACGTCGCGAGGCGATGTGCCAGGCCGCAGTGCGACTCTTAAAGCAAGCTGGATATACCAACGCTGGCACTGTTGAGTTCATTGTCGATCAAGAGAATAACTTCTACTTCATTGAAGTGAATGCTCGTATTCAAGTCGAACATCCTGTGACCGAAATGGTCACTGGCGTCGATTTGATTAAGACCCAAATCATGGTCGCTGCTGGCGAAAAATTGCCCTTTACCCAAGAGGATATCAAACCTCGCGGTGCGGCGATTGAATGCCGTATTAATGCCGAAAACCCTGACAAAGGTTTTCAGCCCTGCCCGGGTCTGATTAAGCAGATGTATATTCCTGGTGGACTCGGTGTGCGGTTCGATTCGCATGCTCACGCGGGGTATAGCGTTCCACCTTATTACGATTCAATGATCGGGAAGTTGATCGTCCACAAGCCGACGCGCGAAGAAGCGATCGCTTGCATGATCCGCGCGCTCGACGAACTGCGTGTCGAAGGTATCAAGACCACCGCGCCGTTCCATAAAAAGGTCCTTAGCCACGCAGTGTTCGTCGACGGCATGGTCGATACCGGCTTCGTCGAACGGGTGCTCCTGGCTGGCGATCACTCCTAG